The following are from one region of the Centroberyx gerrardi isolate f3 chromosome 16, fCenGer3.hap1.cur.20231027, whole genome shotgun sequence genome:
- the clp1 gene encoding polyribonucleotide 5'-hydroxyl-kinase Clp1, whose translation MATEGAEKTGEDAPAPGTGGTRFDLEKETELRFEVEAGERVQLELLTGMAEVFGSELNRNKKYTFGPGSKIAVFTWQGCSVSLYGKTEVAYVSKDTPMLLYLNTHAALEQMRRQAERDNERGPRVMVVGPTDVGKSTVCRLLLSYAVRLGRRPTLVELDVGQSGVSVPGTMSALCIERPADVEEGFSVQAPLVYHFGSTSPGTNIKLYNKLTSCLAEVFSQRCEVNRRASVGGCIINTCGWVKGSGYQALVHCASAFEVDVVLVLDQERLYNELKRDLPHFVRVVLLPKSGGVVERSKECRREARDEKIREYFYGFRGVSFYPHAFDVRFSDVRIYKIGAPSIPDSCLPLGMSQDDTQLKLVPVTPGRDLTHHVLSVSCAEEGEEGARRGVVESPVCGFIVVTSVDTQAQVMTVLSPAPRPLPRHTLLIMDIRFIDLK comes from the exons ATGGCAACGGAGGGTGCAGAAAAGACGGGTGAGGATGCTCCAGCTCCTGGGACAGGGGGCACCAGGTTTGACCTGGAGAAGGAGACGGAGCTTCGCTTCGAGGTGGAGGCAGGGGAACGAGTCCAGCTGGAGCTCCTCACAGGGATGGCCGAGGTGTTCGGTTCGGAGCTGAACCGGAACAAGAAGTACACGTTCGGACCGGGCTCCAAGATAGCAGTTTTCACCTGGCAAGGCTGCAGCGTGTCTCTTTATGGGAAGACAGAG GTGGCATATGTGTCCAAGGACACTCCCATGCTGCTCTACCTTAACACACACGCTGCCCTGGAACAGATgaggaggcaggcagagagagacaacgagAGGGGGCCGAgg GTGATGGTGGTGGGGCCTACAGATGTGGGGAAGTCGACAGTGTGCCGGCTGCTACTGAGCTATGCTGTAAGGCTGGGCAGGAGGCCTACACTAGTGGAGCTGGACGTCGGGCAGAGTGGG GTGTCTGTGCCAGGGACGATGTCGGCGCTCTGCATTGAGCGTCCAGCAGATGTGGAGGAGGGTTTCTCAGTCCAGGCTCCTCTGGTCTACCACTTTGGCTCCACCTCCCCAGGGACCAACATCAAACTTTACAATAAG CTGACGTCCTGCCTGGCTGAGGTGTTCTCGCAGCGCTGCGAGGTGAACAGGAGGGCCAGCGTGGGCGGCTGCATCATCAACACCTGCGGCTGGGTGAAGGGCTCCGGATACCAGGCTCTGGTCCACTGCGCCTCCGCCTTCGAGGTGGACGTGGTGCTGGTGCTGGACCAGGAGAGGCTCTACAACGAACTCAAACGAGACCTGCCCCACTTCGTGCGGGTCGTCCTCCTCCCCAAGTCCGGCGGGGTGGTGGAGCGCTCCAAGGAGTGCAGGCGGGAGGCCCGGGACGAGAAGATCCGCGAGTACTTCTACGGCTTCCGCGGCGTGTCCTTCTACCCCCACGCCTTCGACGTGCGCTTTTCGGATGTCCGCATCTACAAGATCGGGGCGCCGTCCATCCCGGACTCGTGCCTGCCGCTGGGGATGTCTCAGGACGACACACAGCTCAAGCTGGTGCCTGTGACGCCGGGCCGGGACCTCACCCACCACGTGCTGAGCGTGAGTTGCGccgaggaaggggaggagggggctaGAAGGGGGGTGGTGGAGAGTCCGGTGTGCGGCTTCATCGTGGTGACCTCTGTGGACACGCAAGCGCAGGTGATGACCGTGCTGTCGCCGGCGCCCAGACCGCTGCCCAGACACACCCTGCTCATCATGGACATCCGCTTCATCGACCTGAAATGA